The following proteins come from a genomic window of Pyxidicoccus sp. MSG2:
- a CDS encoding serine/threonine-protein kinase, with protein MPASGKGERPRGPTAADGSRREILPTVSVAAEKGSQEAETPATPPAPDADEALPLSNWERYELLGRLGRGGMGDVYKARDRRLGRLVALKFIRGDDPRRARRLLQEARALARIDHPNVCRVLETGEVGEKAYIAMQLVDGQRLDHASAGMSPHEKVQVMREVAAAVHEAHRLGLIHRDLKPANIMVTREDDGRCVPMVMDFGLAHELSQEHGLTESGALLGTPAYMAPEQARGDVPAIDRRSDVYSLGATLYELLGGMPPFVGATVAGTLAKVLHEEPPPLRARVPSLAVELETITLKCLSKDPGQRYPSARALAEDLGRYIDGEPILGQRPGLLYRLRQRARKHRSLVAVSAVSLASILVLAIVGVRSGLRARHAEQQSASRALLAGQLGQQMKEIEWFLRAAYMMPLHDSQREQQLVRERMAQISALPHELGAQGEGAVHYALGRGHLAMHELEQALQELTRAQEQGMDSRELHYARGRVLGELYHQALEDARRKGGGEWVAERQRVLERRFLVPALESLERSRGLQLESPRYLEGLIALYRRQYDAAARAAALASEEAPWMYEARKLAGDVAHAQAMEQLERGEYDAARATFQRALGLYEQALAQGRSDVRNYEALAEVWLQLAELDKRQGRSRKEALEKALALGDQVLQAAPRRARGYTKKAWLLMHWYRLMNFQEGGQDPKPILADWIATAAQAAKLDPGDVQAYDTLGYGHFMRGLQDAREGREPNPAWDEAITWLTRALELEPDYPWGLNDLALVFRWRGNHQREHGQDPREAYAQAARHLEQAVRSDPKYLFAHSNLADLSTAAAAYLLSRGLDPGAELQKAREAGARALALDGNFYSALNHVALAELLHARHLLAVGADPREVLERASHHLARSKSINPAFGRTYLYLAMGHELEAVHALMERGEPGSELAAGRQALQEAYRYDSRCADCHIAGARLGLVEATWAARRGRSPVPVLQQALTEARRAVALYPYFEAHQELARVCWRLSEAQPAAQALPAITEGLAQVDLALRLAPDLAEAHAVRGGLLLGRARTLPGAAERLELIRQARAALARAFELNPLLRREYEALVRDTQALASGP; from the coding sequence ATGCCGGCTTCTGGCAAGGGTGAACGGCCTCGGGGCCCGACCGCGGCGGATGGCTCGCGCCGCGAGATCCTGCCGACCGTCTCCGTTGCCGCGGAGAAGGGCTCCCAGGAGGCGGAGACTCCGGCAACCCCACCCGCCCCGGACGCGGACGAGGCGCTCCCCCTCTCCAACTGGGAGCGGTATGAGCTCCTCGGGCGGCTCGGCCGCGGAGGCATGGGAGACGTCTACAAGGCCCGTGACAGGCGCCTGGGCCGGCTCGTCGCGCTCAAGTTCATCCGTGGGGATGACCCTCGCAGGGCCAGGCGCTTGCTCCAGGAAGCCCGCGCGCTGGCGCGCATCGACCACCCCAACGTGTGCAGGGTCCTGGAGACCGGCGAGGTGGGCGAGAAGGCCTATATCGCCATGCAGCTCGTCGACGGGCAGCGGCTTGACCATGCCTCCGCCGGGATGTCCCCGCACGAAAAGGTGCAGGTGATGCGGGAGGTGGCCGCGGCGGTCCACGAGGCACACCGGCTGGGCCTCATCCACCGGGACCTGAAGCCCGCCAACATCATGGTCACCCGGGAGGACGACGGGCGCTGCGTCCCCATGGTGATGGACTTCGGCCTGGCGCACGAGCTCAGCCAGGAGCACGGCCTCACCGAAAGTGGCGCGTTGCTCGGCACGCCCGCGTACATGGCGCCGGAGCAGGCCCGGGGCGACGTGCCGGCCATCGACCGCCGCTCGGATGTCTACAGCCTGGGCGCCACGCTCTACGAGCTGCTCGGGGGCATGCCGCCCTTCGTCGGCGCCACGGTGGCCGGCACGCTGGCGAAGGTGCTCCACGAGGAGCCGCCGCCCCTGCGCGCGCGCGTGCCCTCGCTCGCGGTGGAGCTGGAGACCATCACCCTCAAGTGCCTGAGCAAGGACCCGGGCCAGCGCTACCCGTCCGCCCGGGCGCTCGCGGAGGACCTGGGGCGGTACATCGACGGCGAGCCCATCCTGGGGCAGCGGCCGGGCCTGCTCTACCGGTTGCGGCAGCGCGCCCGGAAGCACCGCTCGCTCGTGGCCGTCTCGGCGGTGTCGCTGGCGAGCATCCTGGTGCTGGCCATCGTCGGCGTGCGCTCGGGGCTCAGGGCCCGGCACGCCGAGCAGCAGTCCGCCAGCCGCGCGCTGCTGGCTGGCCAGCTGGGGCAGCAGATGAAGGAGATCGAATGGTTCCTGCGCGCGGCCTACATGATGCCGCTGCATGACTCCCAGCGCGAGCAGCAGCTCGTCCGCGAGCGCATGGCGCAGATCTCCGCGCTCCCGCACGAGCTGGGCGCCCAGGGCGAGGGCGCGGTGCACTACGCGCTGGGACGCGGCCACCTGGCGATGCACGAGCTGGAGCAGGCCCTCCAGGAGCTGACGCGGGCGCAGGAGCAGGGCATGGACTCGCGCGAGCTGCACTACGCGCGAGGCCGTGTGCTCGGCGAGCTGTACCACCAGGCCCTGGAGGATGCGCGGCGCAAGGGGGGCGGGGAGTGGGTGGCCGAGCGGCAGCGGGTGCTCGAGCGGCGGTTCCTCGTGCCGGCGCTGGAGTCGCTCGAGCGCAGCCGGGGGCTCCAGCTGGAGTCGCCTCGCTACCTCGAGGGGCTCATCGCCCTCTACCGCCGGCAATATGACGCGGCAGCGCGGGCGGCGGCCCTGGCCTCGGAGGAGGCGCCGTGGATGTACGAGGCCCGGAAGCTCGCCGGGGATGTGGCCCATGCCCAGGCGATGGAGCAGCTGGAGCGGGGCGAGTACGACGCGGCGCGCGCCACCTTCCAGCGCGCCCTGGGCCTGTACGAGCAGGCGCTCGCCCAGGGGCGGAGCGACGTGCGCAACTACGAAGCGCTCGCGGAGGTGTGGCTGCAACTGGCGGAGCTGGACAAGCGGCAGGGGCGCTCGCGGAAGGAGGCGCTGGAGAAGGCCCTGGCGCTGGGGGACCAGGTCCTCCAGGCGGCTCCCCGGCGCGCGCGGGGGTACACCAAGAAGGCCTGGCTGCTGATGCACTGGTACCGGCTGATGAACTTCCAGGAAGGCGGCCAGGACCCGAAGCCCATCCTCGCCGACTGGATTGCGACCGCCGCCCAGGCCGCGAAGCTGGACCCCGGCGATGTCCAGGCCTACGACACCCTGGGCTATGGCCACTTCATGCGCGGGCTCCAGGACGCGCGCGAGGGCAGAGAGCCGAATCCCGCCTGGGACGAGGCCATCACCTGGCTGACGCGCGCGCTCGAGCTCGAGCCCGACTATCCGTGGGGGCTCAATGACCTCGCGCTCGTCTTCCGCTGGAGGGGCAACCATCAGCGGGAGCACGGCCAGGACCCGCGTGAGGCCTACGCGCAGGCCGCGCGCCATCTCGAGCAGGCGGTGCGCAGCGACCCGAAGTACCTCTTCGCGCACTCGAACCTCGCGGACCTGTCCACCGCGGCCGCCGCGTACCTCCTCTCACGCGGGCTCGACCCGGGGGCGGAGCTCCAGAAGGCGCGCGAGGCCGGCGCGCGGGCGCTCGCCCTGGACGGCAACTTCTACTCGGCGCTGAACCATGTCGCGCTCGCGGAGCTCCTCCACGCGCGGCATCTCCTCGCCGTGGGCGCCGACCCGCGCGAGGTGCTGGAGCGGGCGTCCCATCACCTCGCTCGCTCGAAGAGCATCAACCCGGCCTTTGGACGGACGTACCTCTACCTCGCCATGGGGCACGAGCTGGAGGCGGTCCATGCGCTGATGGAGCGCGGAGAGCCCGGCTCCGAGCTCGCGGCGGGGCGGCAGGCCTTGCAGGAGGCCTACCGGTATGACTCGCGCTGCGCCGACTGCCACATCGCCGGCGCCCGGCTGGGACTGGTCGAGGCCACCTGGGCGGCGCGGCGGGGAAGGAGTCCCGTGCCGGTCCTCCAGCAGGCGCTCACCGAGGCCCGCCGGGCCGTGGCGCTGTACCCCTACTTCGAGGCGCACCAGGAGCTGGCGCGGGTCTGCTGGCGGCTGTCCGAAGCGCAGCCGGCGGCCCAGGCGCTCCCGGCCATCACCGAGGGGCTGGCGCAGGTGGACCTCGCGCTCCGGCTCGCTCCGGACCTGGCGGAGGCCCACGCCGTTCGCGGGGGGCTGCTGCTGGGCCGCGCACGGACGCTGCCTGGAGCGGCGGAGCGCCTCGAGCTCATCCGCCAGGCCCGCGCGGCGCTCGCGCGGGCCTTCGAGCTCAACCCGCTCCTCCGGCGGGAGTACGAGGCGCTGGTGCGCGACACGCAGGCGCTGGCCTCCGGGCCCTGA
- a CDS encoding ADYC domain-containing protein — protein MEKRKWLGWVMTVLMAAGSSGCFSSEARRQDPGPSQPPPKDSSEPLPVGTCRGDDCEVDRSALALPDHCPTGQCDPDANGQGIFIAGGWGYCLRYMGSLAYCPEAFANSPAGVVLKVRYLSNPTRLVDTRVGIRRRSGTPGSSADALELLSVSSEGTELVIRYRTRDRQVVAARGADLSGLELTFSVDDPDIGDIPQPYDLRVEAVPREGTAAKGPSRYKLSYATTTAWQPHCDGEPVTFLGGRQVDGLRASVVLNHDSLSLTTLSCESGAVATCLAWGYLPWNPSTGRDDPTRDYLFRSCIQAKRAAYFVGQGDLRSYTRSGTLIDKRDQLGINRDRLARPEAIWSPQGAVCLNPENLRRPELGAAANTHGLRPCTPLEWSRRGKLATGPATP, from the coding sequence ATGGAGAAGAGGAAATGGCTCGGCTGGGTGATGACGGTGCTGATGGCCGCTGGGAGCAGCGGGTGCTTCTCGTCCGAAGCGCGCAGGCAGGACCCCGGCCCTTCGCAGCCGCCACCGAAGGACTCCTCCGAGCCCCTGCCAGTGGGAACCTGCCGTGGCGATGACTGTGAGGTGGACCGGAGCGCGCTCGCACTCCCCGACCACTGCCCTACCGGCCAATGCGACCCGGACGCCAACGGCCAGGGCATCTTCATCGCGGGGGGCTGGGGCTACTGCCTCCGCTACATGGGGAGCCTGGCCTACTGTCCCGAGGCCTTTGCCAATAGCCCCGCAGGGGTCGTGCTCAAGGTCCGATACCTGAGCAACCCCACCCGGCTCGTCGACACCCGGGTCGGCATCCGCCGGCGCTCCGGGACCCCGGGCAGCAGTGCCGATGCGCTGGAGCTGCTCAGCGTCAGCAGCGAGGGCACCGAGCTCGTCATCCGCTACCGCACGCGCGACAGGCAGGTGGTCGCCGCGAGGGGCGCCGACCTGTCCGGCCTGGAGCTCACGTTCTCCGTTGATGACCCCGACATCGGAGACATTCCGCAGCCCTACGACCTGCGAGTGGAGGCCGTCCCGCGCGAAGGCACCGCCGCGAAGGGCCCCTCCCGCTACAAGCTCTCCTATGCCACCACCACCGCGTGGCAGCCCCACTGTGATGGTGAGCCGGTCACCTTCCTGGGAGGAAGGCAGGTCGACGGCCTGCGGGCGTCGGTCGTCCTCAACCATGACAGCCTGAGTCTGACGACCCTGAGCTGCGAGTCGGGCGCCGTCGCCACCTGCCTGGCATGGGGCTATCTCCCCTGGAATCCCTCCACGGGCCGGGACGACCCGACGCGCGACTACCTCTTCCGCTCCTGCATCCAGGCCAAGCGCGCCGCCTACTTCGTCGGGCAGGGCGATCTCCGGAGCTACACCCGGAGCGGCACCCTCATCGACAAGCGGGACCAGCTCGGAATCAACCGGGATCGGCTCGCGCGTCCCGAGGCCATCTGGAGCCCCCAGGGCGCGGTGTGCCTCAACCCGGAGAACCTCCGCAGGCCGGAGCTCGGCGCCGCCGCCAATACCCACGGCCTGAGGCCCTGCACGCCCCTGGAGTGGAGCCGGCGGGGAAAGCTCGCCACGGGCCCGGCAACGCCCTAG
- a CDS encoding sigma 54-interacting transcriptional regulator, whose protein sequence is MASSDSIETQDARSRAAPDEHGSLLVLEGDSSEFRLLPRSGTLLIGRSSSADIRVEDLSVSREHARITVKEGETWIADLDSHNGIQVNGRSVRGPQLLQSGAVVALGNVILVFPYRKEEQHARPALDAAALRVRLAEELDRVRSYERTVSVCALELGVSSVPPAELVRAASDALRPMDLVAQVGTSLMVVLPELEGEEAEEVARGLLEVLSPRVSQVRAGLVTAPQDGLNPEALLAAAQAAALKAQPGHLCVSGPGLHWLRLGTHSVLVADSVMVELFNQLRRLAASHINILIHGETGAGKENAAWAVHHWSPRAGGPFVVRNCATLSRELAESELFGHERGAFTGADRAREGVFEQASGGTLFLDEVAELSLEIQAKLLRALEQQRITRLGGSREREVDVRVVAATHRVLTEEVQAGRFRQDLYYRLSAARVMLPPLRDRPRELPLLANAFLAQACQRAGRPPPHLSAAAMGALGAFGWPGNVRELKNAMENVAATCPGPIVEPSHLPEPLYRAPAASPAPEPPQPRQDAAADTPPGPPRRTFRPLAEEVHELERQRILEALETTGGVQTRAAQLIGMPLRTFAFKLKRYRISSRGGGTAP, encoded by the coding sequence ATGGCGTCCTCCGACTCCATCGAGACCCAGGATGCCCGGTCAAGGGCAGCTCCGGACGAGCACGGGTCCCTGCTCGTCCTGGAGGGTGACTCCTCGGAGTTCCGCCTGCTGCCACGCAGCGGCACGCTCCTCATCGGCCGCTCTTCGAGCGCGGACATCCGCGTCGAGGACCTCTCCGTCAGCCGCGAGCATGCACGCATCACGGTGAAGGAGGGGGAGACCTGGATCGCCGACCTCGACAGCCACAATGGCATCCAGGTCAACGGCCGGAGCGTGAGGGGTCCGCAGCTCCTCCAGAGTGGCGCCGTGGTGGCGCTTGGCAACGTCATCCTCGTCTTTCCCTACAGAAAGGAGGAGCAGCACGCCCGGCCCGCGCTGGATGCCGCGGCCCTGCGCGTCCGGCTGGCCGAGGAGCTGGACCGCGTACGCAGCTACGAGCGCACGGTGAGCGTCTGCGCGCTGGAGCTCGGAGTCTCCAGCGTTCCGCCCGCGGAGCTGGTGCGCGCGGCCAGCGATGCGCTGCGGCCCATGGACCTCGTCGCCCAGGTGGGGACCTCGCTGATGGTCGTCCTCCCCGAGCTCGAGGGAGAGGAGGCCGAGGAGGTGGCCCGGGGACTCCTCGAGGTGCTCTCGCCGCGGGTGTCCCAGGTCCGCGCGGGGCTGGTCACCGCTCCCCAGGACGGCTTGAACCCCGAGGCGCTCCTGGCCGCCGCCCAGGCCGCGGCACTGAAGGCGCAGCCGGGCCACCTGTGCGTCAGCGGACCGGGCCTCCACTGGCTCCGGCTGGGCACCCACTCCGTGCTGGTGGCGGACTCCGTCATGGTGGAGCTCTTCAACCAGCTCCGCCGTCTCGCGGCCAGTCACATCAACATCCTCATCCACGGGGAGACGGGGGCCGGAAAGGAGAACGCGGCCTGGGCCGTCCATCACTGGTCTCCCCGGGCGGGTGGCCCCTTCGTGGTGCGCAACTGCGCCACGCTGTCCAGGGAGCTCGCGGAGAGCGAGCTGTTCGGCCATGAGCGGGGCGCCTTCACCGGCGCGGACCGGGCCCGTGAGGGCGTGTTCGAGCAGGCCAGCGGCGGCACCCTCTTCCTGGACGAGGTGGCGGAGCTGTCCCTGGAGATCCAGGCCAAGCTGCTACGGGCACTGGAGCAGCAGCGCATCACCCGCCTGGGAGGCTCGCGAGAGCGTGAGGTCGACGTCCGCGTGGTGGCGGCCACCCACCGGGTGCTGACCGAGGAGGTGCAGGCCGGCCGCTTCCGCCAGGACCTGTACTACCGCCTCTCGGCGGCGCGGGTGATGCTGCCTCCTCTCCGGGACCGGCCCCGCGAGCTGCCGCTGCTGGCCAACGCCTTCCTGGCGCAGGCCTGCCAGCGCGCGGGCCGCCCTCCACCGCACCTCTCCGCCGCCGCCATGGGAGCGCTCGGCGCCTTCGGCTGGCCCGGCAACGTGCGCGAGCTGAAGAACGCCATGGAGAACGTGGCCGCCACCTGCCCTGGCCCCATCGTCGAGCCCTCGCACCTTCCCGAGCCCCTCTACCGTGCCCCGGCCGCGTCCCCGGCGCCCGAGCCTCCCCAGCCACGACAGGACGCTGCCGCGGACACGCCCCCAGGGCCCCCCCGCCGCACCTTCCGTCCCCTGGCCGAGGAGGTCCACGAGCTCGAGCGCCAGCGCATCCTGGAGGCGCTGGAGACCACGGGCGGAGTACAGACGCGCGCCGCACAGCTCATCGGCATGCCGCTGAGGACCTTCGCCTTCAAGCTCAAGCGGTACAGGATTTCCTCCCGCGGTGGAGGCACGGCTCCGTGA
- a CDS encoding alpha-amylase family glycosyl hydrolase encodes MPPENLLPEPAWVHDADFMHVYPLGACGAPATNDFQSVPAARLDRLLPWLDAWAALGVNAVYLGPVFESSTHGYDTADYFSVDRRLGDDAALARLVDGLHTRGMKVVVDAVFHHVGRAFWAFRDVREKGEASQYRNWFAGLRFGARNRFGDPFVYQGWNGVEELVKLDLRQDAVRRHLFDAVSHWVARFGIDGLRLDAADSIDLDFFDGLHAFCAGLERKLWLMGEVIHGDYRNWVRPGRLHSTTDYALWKALWSSHNDRNYFELAHTLKRQYAAGEGMYEALTLYTFADNHDVNRAAILLKEPRHLPLLYLLLFTLPGIPSLYYGSEWGQQGRKEGGDDRPLRPPLPEPPGPPDQPPGLRAAIARYAELRHQHEVLRRGSYRELLVRSEQLAYARELGTESVVVAVNASDKPSDLVELAMPGVVEGEWFDLLEPTRRFSLRGGRLSLGVLPPTTGRVLRRA; translated from the coding sequence ATGCCTCCCGAAAACCTGCTCCCCGAGCCCGCCTGGGTACACGACGCCGACTTCATGCACGTGTACCCGCTGGGGGCCTGCGGAGCTCCCGCCACGAATGACTTCCAGAGCGTGCCCGCCGCGAGGCTGGACCGGCTGCTGCCGTGGCTGGACGCGTGGGCCGCGCTGGGTGTCAACGCCGTCTACCTGGGCCCCGTCTTCGAGTCGTCCACGCACGGCTACGACACGGCGGACTACTTCAGCGTGGACCGGCGTCTGGGCGATGACGCGGCGCTCGCCCGCCTGGTGGACGGGCTGCACACGCGAGGGATGAAGGTGGTGGTGGATGCCGTCTTCCACCACGTGGGGCGGGCCTTCTGGGCGTTCCGGGACGTGCGCGAGAAGGGCGAGGCGTCGCAATACCGGAACTGGTTCGCGGGCCTGCGCTTCGGCGCGCGCAACCGCTTTGGCGATCCGTTCGTGTACCAGGGATGGAATGGCGTGGAGGAGCTGGTGAAGCTGGACCTGCGCCAGGACGCGGTCCGCCGGCACCTCTTCGACGCCGTGTCCCATTGGGTGGCGCGCTTCGGCATCGACGGCCTGCGGCTGGACGCAGCGGACTCCATCGACCTGGACTTCTTCGACGGGCTGCATGCCTTCTGCGCCGGGCTGGAGCGGAAGCTCTGGCTGATGGGCGAGGTCATCCACGGCGACTACCGCAATTGGGTCCGGCCCGGGCGGCTGCACTCCACGACGGACTACGCGCTGTGGAAGGCGCTCTGGTCCAGCCACAACGACAGGAACTACTTCGAGCTGGCCCACACGCTGAAGCGCCAGTACGCCGCGGGCGAGGGGATGTACGAGGCGCTCACGCTCTACACCTTCGCGGACAACCACGACGTGAATCGGGCCGCGATCCTCCTCAAGGAGCCCCGCCATCTTCCGCTGCTCTACCTGCTGCTCTTCACGCTGCCGGGAATCCCGTCCCTCTATTACGGCAGTGAGTGGGGCCAGCAGGGACGCAAGGAGGGCGGTGATGACAGGCCGCTGCGTCCGCCACTTCCCGAGCCGCCAGGACCTCCGGACCAGCCGCCCGGGTTGCGCGCGGCGATTGCTCGCTACGCCGAACTCCGGCACCAGCACGAGGTGCTCAGGCGCGGGAGCTATCGGGAACTTCTCGTGCGCTCCGAGCAGCTCGCCTACGCACGGGAGCTGGGGACCGAGAGCGTGGTCGTGGCGGTGAATGCATCGGACAAGCCCTCGGACCTCGTGGAGCTGGCGATGCCGGGGGTCGTGGAAGGGGAGTGGTTCGACCTGCTGGAGCCGACGCGGCGGTTCTCGCTGCGAGGAGGACGGTTGTCGTTGGGAGTCCTGCCGCCCACGACGGGCCGGGTGCTACGCCGGGCTTGA
- a CDS encoding YybH family protein, whose protein sequence is MNLNAKPFLLLGPLLLGVVSAQACAVPRTPAMSQPSLTLSPQDEQALRALMTELDQRWHQRDLPAYLAHFSEDADFVNRAGTWFRGRAALQQQLQWLVEKGRPEMFAMRTDLEAVRAVAPGVFVLIQHRDENVRKSRATFVITRTGDVLRVQSVSIAPVEPPSPQAPPQTTLR, encoded by the coding sequence ATGAACCTGAACGCGAAGCCCTTCCTCCTTCTCGGGCCGCTGCTCCTGGGAGTCGTCTCCGCCCAGGCATGCGCGGTGCCCAGGACTCCCGCCATGTCCCAGCCGTCGCTCACACTGTCTCCGCAGGATGAACAGGCCCTCCGGGCCCTCATGACCGAGCTGGACCAGCGCTGGCATCAGCGAGACCTGCCCGCGTACCTCGCGCACTTCTCCGAGGACGCCGACTTCGTGAACCGCGCGGGCACCTGGTTCCGGGGCAGGGCCGCCCTCCAGCAGCAGCTCCAGTGGCTCGTGGAAAAGGGGCGCCCGGAGATGTTCGCCATGCGGACGGACCTCGAGGCCGTTCGCGCTGTTGCCCCCGGGGTGTTCGTCCTCATCCAGCACCGGGATGAGAACGTGCGGAAGTCCCGCGCCACGTTCGTCATCACCCGGACTGGCGATGTGCTCCGCGTGCAGTCCGTCAGCATCGCCCCGGTAGAGCCGCCTTCTCCCCAGGCGCCACCGCAGACGACCCTTCGTTGA
- a CDS encoding serine/threonine protein kinase has protein sequence MESVDLNPLSLPPGTQIGPWRLVDQRGHGAYGVVYRAVPAESQAADAVALKLALYPGDARFAREAELLSRIHHPAVPSLIDHGHWQPRNGVSHPWLVMEWVEGLPLYEWAQAQRPSSRQVLELLARLARALDATHSAGGLHRDVKGDNIRVRRADDLAVLLDFGSGHHLGAATLTWQPFAPGTSFYRAPEAWRFVLGSRKTRRKPPAVAYPPGPSDDVFALGVTAYRLVTGKYPPSAHPWEEDVWLWRPEELAAWAARVINPRCSAELSALVSWMLSERPEARGSAREVAEALERAARSAGREADVPLFTGEEPRPAGLFPIPQRVTVVRPHPRVRTRPWFAATCLGGALALSAGGLMSVSGSEEPATPQLAEQDEARDAGTVAVGDSALTAPVALERAPSAWSSITVDVPPKPFSGQRRPDGNGRCPSKVQLAINGGCWTKLPADVKDCDDYWGGVEYRGACYIPVMIRQRPSTSDPAKRDDSP, from the coding sequence ATGGAGTCTGTCGACCTCAATCCGTTGAGCCTGCCCCCGGGGACGCAAATCGGCCCGTGGCGTCTGGTGGACCAGCGCGGCCACGGCGCCTACGGCGTCGTCTACCGCGCCGTGCCCGCCGAGTCGCAGGCCGCGGATGCCGTGGCCCTCAAGCTGGCCCTGTACCCCGGGGATGCGCGCTTCGCGCGTGAGGCCGAGCTGCTCTCCCGCATCCACCACCCCGCCGTCCCCAGCCTGATAGACCATGGCCACTGGCAGCCCCGAAACGGCGTGTCCCATCCCTGGCTCGTCATGGAGTGGGTGGAGGGCCTGCCGCTCTATGAGTGGGCTCAGGCCCAGCGCCCGTCTTCGAGGCAGGTGCTCGAGCTGCTTGCCCGGCTGGCGCGAGCCCTGGACGCCACTCATTCGGCCGGAGGTCTCCACCGGGATGTGAAGGGTGACAACATCCGCGTCCGGCGGGCAGACGACCTGGCCGTCCTCCTGGACTTCGGCTCCGGACACCACCTGGGGGCCGCTACGCTGACGTGGCAGCCCTTTGCGCCTGGCACCTCGTTCTACCGCGCGCCCGAGGCGTGGCGCTTCGTCCTCGGCTCCCGCAAGACTCGTCGCAAGCCTCCCGCGGTCGCGTATCCCCCGGGGCCCTCGGATGACGTCTTCGCGCTGGGTGTCACTGCCTATCGACTGGTGACTGGGAAGTACCCACCTTCGGCGCATCCGTGGGAAGAGGATGTGTGGCTCTGGCGCCCCGAGGAGCTGGCGGCCTGGGCGGCGCGAGTCATCAACCCCCGCTGCAGTGCGGAACTGAGCGCGCTGGTGTCTTGGATGCTCTCGGAGCGCCCCGAGGCGCGAGGGAGCGCGCGGGAGGTGGCGGAAGCACTCGAACGGGCTGCGCGCAGTGCGGGGCGCGAAGCGGACGTGCCGCTCTTCACGGGAGAAGAACCGAGGCCCGCGGGCCTCTTTCCCATTCCTCAGCGCGTCACGGTGGTGCGTCCGCATCCTCGCGTGCGGACGCGGCCCTGGTTCGCGGCCACCTGCCTCGGAGGCGCACTGGCGCTGAGCGCTGGGGGACTGATGAGCGTGAGTGGCTCCGAGGAGCCCGCGACGCCCCAGCTTGCGGAGCAGGACGAGGCAAGGGATGCCGGCACCGTGGCAGTGGGGGACTCGGCACTGACGGCGCCGGTGGCGCTCGAGCGAGCCCCCTCCGCGTGGTCATCCATCACGGTCGACGTGCCACCGAAGCCCTTCTCAGGGCAACGGCGCCCGGACGGCAATGGCCGCTGTCCCAGCAAGGTGCAGCTCGCCATCAACGGCGGTTGTTGGACGAAGCTGCCTGCGGACGTGAAGGACTGTGATGATTATTGGGGCGGCGTTGAGTACCGAGGCGCGTGCTACATCCCCGTCATGATTCGGCAACGCCCTTCCACCTCGGACCCCGCCAAGCGAGACGACAGTCCATAG
- a CDS encoding VOC family protein: MTVRFNHTIVAAKDKVRSAHFLAELLGLPEPQPFGHFLAVQLSDGATLDYVQTPDDFPGQHYAFLVSEDVFDALIARIRARGIQHWADPRGHHPGEINTHDGGRGVYFQDPSGHYMEAITVPYGGWK, encoded by the coding sequence ATGACCGTCCGTTTCAATCACACCATCGTCGCCGCGAAGGACAAGGTGCGCTCCGCGCATTTTCTCGCCGAGCTTCTCGGGCTCCCCGAGCCACAACCCTTCGGGCACTTCCTGGCCGTCCAGCTGTCGGATGGAGCAACGCTCGACTACGTCCAGACCCCGGATGACTTCCCGGGCCAGCACTACGCCTTCCTCGTTTCAGAGGACGTGTTCGACGCGCTGATCGCCAGGATTCGAGCCCGGGGAATCCAGCACTGGGCCGACCCGCGCGGCCACCACCCTGGGGAAATCAACACCCACGACGGAGGCCGAGGGGTCTACTTCCAGGACCCATCCGGCCACTACATGGAGGCCATCACCGTCCCGTACGGCGGCTGGAAATGA